The segment CGTCTTTTCTTAAGCCGGAAATATAATTTGCAAGTGCATTACTTCCATCAGTCGCGCTCAAGTAAGGAAGAAGTTCCTTTCTCAAAGCATCCGAATAAATAAAAGGAGTTTCTTCCGCATCAGGCTCCAAGAAAAAATCGAATGGATTGATGACTTGAATTTCCGCCACCAAATCCACGAGTATTTTTAATTTTTCGGTCTTCTTAGGAAAAACTAATCTTGCTTGGTAATTCCCGAAAGGATCCTGTTGCCAGTTCAAAAATTGTTCGGAAGGTTCTACAAGAAGTGAATAAGAGACAATCCTAGTCCTAGAATGAGGAGCCGGCCTCAATCGAATGATATGAGGAGATAACGCAACGGGCCTATCATATTCGTAAGAAGTTTCGTGAGTGAGAGATACGAGTAAGGACATGCTCAATTCCTAAAATAGGTCTCGTCTAATTGTGCAGCGATCCCATTCAATCTCACTTGTAGTTGGTCCAAATACTCGTGCATACCGGAGGAAAAAATTTCGTCTATCGAGGCGTAATTCATTTCGGAAAGAAGAACACCTACCCTCTTCTCCGTTTCATCCCCATAACTGTCCTTATCCGTACCACTTAAAATTTTTAGACTATCGAACGTTTTGGACAAACAAAAACGTA is part of the Leptospira neocaledonica genome and harbors:
- a CDS encoding transglutaminase family protein encodes the protein MSLLVSLTHETSYEYDRPVALSPHIIRLRPAPHSRTRIVSYSLLVEPSEQFLNWQQDPFGNYQARLVFPKKTEKLKILVDLVAEIQVINPFDFFLEPDAEETPFIYSDALRKELLPYLSATDGSNALANYISGLRKDGILKSKRTVDFLVGLNQRVYQDISYVIRMEPGVQTCTETLERRSGSCRDSAFLLVQILRHIGLASRFVFRPFRKQIPTKRSNPTKAPILR